One window of the Synechococcus sp. CC9311 genome contains the following:
- a CDS encoding AarF/ABC1/UbiB kinase family protein: MAQHELGDFIEAAGLLEYDPAAITRIYAGHPQRLLRRLWQTLVPIGLLLIGIGVDKLLGLLSNKERARTRAREFANLLVDLGPAFIKAGQALSTRPDIVPPVLLEELAQLQDQLPGFDSDLAMACIEDDLGAPVDSIYAELDREPISAASLGQVHQGYLKSGQKVAVKVQRPGLREQITLDLYIVRNIAAWLNTNIGLIRSDLVALIDELGSRVFEEMDYLNEAANANKFRELHQQNPRIAVPEIFADATSRRVLTMEWIDGVKLTNLEAVRDLGIDPNDMVEVGVSCSLQQLLEHGFFHADPHPGNLLAMADGRLCYLDFGMMSEVSRESRTGLIQAVVHLVNRNFGKLSKDFVTLGFLAEDVNLEPIVPAFESVFSQAIEMGVNRMDFKSVTDDMSGVMYKFPFRVPPYYALIIRSLVTLEGIALSVDSEFKILGAAYPYFARRLMEDPDPQLRQSLKEMLFEGDAFRWTRLENLVASAASQSQLDLETLLDQVLDFLFSANGGMLRNQLVEAVADRLDAIGWTALQRIGRSLPRPFQPPLLLDIAPSLNEDSYLDLEPIRQLISVLQQLPGFNPDLVFSRLPRLIRERDARQMGVALAQGLAERGVVRLVKAAAGSPN, translated from the coding sequence GTGGCACAACACGAGCTAGGAGATTTCATTGAGGCCGCAGGTCTGCTCGAGTACGACCCGGCTGCGATCACGCGAATTTACGCCGGACATCCGCAGCGCCTGCTGCGCCGCCTCTGGCAAACCCTTGTGCCCATTGGGCTTTTACTGATCGGAATTGGTGTCGACAAGCTTCTAGGACTGCTCAGCAATAAAGAACGAGCCAGAACAAGAGCCAGGGAATTTGCCAATTTGCTCGTTGATCTGGGTCCGGCATTCATCAAGGCTGGCCAGGCACTTTCTACGCGTCCAGACATCGTTCCTCCTGTGCTGCTCGAGGAACTGGCCCAACTCCAAGATCAACTTCCTGGCTTCGATAGCGACCTCGCCATGGCCTGCATCGAGGATGACTTGGGTGCACCGGTCGACAGCATCTATGCCGAGCTCGATCGTGAGCCCATCTCCGCGGCATCTCTTGGTCAAGTGCATCAGGGTTATCTCAAGAGCGGCCAAAAAGTCGCGGTCAAGGTGCAACGACCTGGTTTACGAGAGCAAATCACTCTTGACCTTTACATCGTTCGCAACATTGCTGCTTGGCTTAATACAAATATCGGACTAATTCGTAGCGATCTTGTTGCATTGATCGACGAATTAGGAAGCCGAGTGTTTGAAGAAATGGATTATCTAAACGAAGCGGCTAATGCAAACAAATTCCGTGAATTACATCAACAGAATCCACGCATTGCTGTTCCAGAAATCTTCGCTGATGCCACCAGCAGACGCGTGCTGACGATGGAGTGGATTGATGGAGTAAAGCTCACCAATCTTGAAGCTGTTCGCGACTTAGGAATCGATCCCAATGACATGGTTGAGGTGGGAGTGAGCTGCAGCCTGCAACAGCTTCTTGAGCATGGGTTTTTCCACGCTGATCCTCATCCCGGCAACCTTCTTGCAATGGCCGATGGTCGACTTTGCTATCTCGATTTCGGAATGATGAGTGAGGTCAGCCGTGAATCACGTACCGGACTCATTCAGGCTGTCGTTCATCTTGTGAATCGTAATTTTGGAAAGCTCTCCAAGGATTTCGTCACGCTCGGATTTTTAGCCGAAGACGTGAATTTGGAACCGATCGTTCCTGCTTTTGAATCCGTCTTCAGTCAAGCCATCGAGATGGGCGTGAATCGCATGGATTTTAAAAGCGTGACTGACGATATGTCGGGCGTGATGTACAAATTCCCCTTCCGCGTTCCGCCCTATTACGCTTTGATCATTCGCTCCCTCGTCACGCTTGAAGGGATCGCTCTCAGTGTTGATTCGGAATTCAAAATTCTTGGTGCGGCCTACCCCTACTTCGCCAGACGCTTGATGGAAGATCCAGATCCTCAACTGCGTCAAAGCCTGAAAGAGATGTTGTTCGAGGGTGACGCGTTCCGATGGACAAGGCTGGAAAATCTCGTCGCAAGCGCTGCAAGTCAAAGCCAACTAGATCTCGAGACATTGCTTGATCAAGTGCTCGATTTTCTGTTTTCAGCTAACGGCGGAATGCTCCGCAATCAATTGGTTGAAGCTGTAGCTGATCGTTTAGATGCCATTGGCTGGACAGCCCTGCAACGCATTGGTCGCAGCTTGCCGCGGCCTTTTCAACCACCGTTACTACTCGATATTGCCCCGTCTCTCAACGAAGACAGTTATCTCGACCTGGAACCGATCCGGCAGCTGATCAGCGTTTTACAGCAATTGCCAGGTTTCAATCCTGACCTGGTGTTTAGTCGGCTCCCGCGCTTGATTCGTGAACGCGATGCAAGACAAATGGGAGTGGCGCTGGCACAAGGATTAGCCGAACGCGGAGTTGTCCGCCTCGTCAAAGCAGCAGCGGGAAGTCCGAATTAG
- the recN gene encoding DNA repair protein RecN: MLTGLRLDNIALIERLELAFEHGFSVLTGETGAGKSLLLDALDALLGGMQGTSAGRLVRTGCDRAVIEATFTSTDAARRWLQEHELDDEGGDLVLSREWRRQDDRLSSRSRLNGTVVNRQQLLQLRPLLIDLTVQGQTQQLAYSGQQRRWIDRLGGEPLAQCLQTVSESWQVWQNCHADVLKMETDRRRLQEQQEEQDALLMELEAAFLDDPAEIQQLEQEQDRLVHGVRLLEGLAVLISRLQDGAEQAPSALDHLTACCHELQQLQTLDASLSVSAERCLDMEAGLLDLIRGLEAYGASLESDPERLGVLQERLALLKRLERRYGVELKVLIERRDTLRAQNASGGADAALDELRHQEQEARKHRDSCNQSLTMLRQASAACLEERLMTHLRPMGLENVRFRVDFSAVEPMDLGADAICFLFSANPGQPLAPLAEVASGGEMSRFLLALKTCLADVDGSSTLLFDEIDSGVSGRVSGEMANLLRTMAKHRQVFCVTHQPLVAAAADHHFRVSKEVVDGETRSRVSHLRDTQARRQELAELAGGDFDDAQAYAASLLEQRAA; encoded by the coding sequence GTGCTGACCGGTCTGAGACTGGACAACATCGCACTGATTGAGCGCTTGGAGCTGGCGTTTGAACACGGTTTTTCTGTGTTGACCGGTGAGACAGGCGCAGGCAAGTCACTGTTATTGGATGCACTCGACGCCCTACTGGGTGGAATGCAGGGAACATCTGCGGGGCGGTTGGTGCGGACGGGTTGTGATCGCGCGGTGATTGAAGCAACGTTCACCTCGACCGATGCTGCGCGGCGTTGGCTTCAAGAGCATGAACTGGATGATGAAGGCGGAGATTTGGTCTTGTCGCGGGAGTGGCGCCGTCAAGACGATCGTTTGAGCAGCCGCTCAAGACTGAATGGCACTGTCGTGAACCGGCAGCAATTGCTTCAGCTCAGGCCTTTGTTGATTGACCTCACAGTGCAGGGTCAAACCCAGCAGCTTGCTTATTCGGGTCAGCAACGTCGTTGGATCGATCGACTGGGCGGAGAACCACTCGCTCAATGTCTACAAACCGTGAGTGAGTCTTGGCAGGTTTGGCAAAACTGTCATGCCGACGTGTTGAAGATGGAGACCGATCGACGTCGTCTTCAGGAACAGCAGGAGGAACAAGACGCATTGTTGATGGAACTCGAGGCCGCTTTCCTCGACGATCCCGCTGAAATTCAACAGCTGGAACAAGAGCAAGACCGCTTGGTCCATGGCGTGCGCTTGCTCGAAGGTCTTGCTGTGTTGATTAGCCGGCTTCAAGACGGAGCTGAACAGGCTCCATCAGCTTTGGATCACCTCACTGCCTGTTGCCATGAGCTGCAGCAATTGCAAACCCTTGATGCCTCTTTGAGTGTTTCTGCTGAGAGATGCCTGGATATGGAGGCTGGTTTGCTCGATTTAATTCGGGGTCTTGAAGCGTATGGGGCGTCTTTAGAGAGCGATCCAGAACGATTGGGTGTGCTGCAGGAACGGCTCGCTTTGCTGAAACGCTTGGAGCGGCGTTACGGCGTTGAACTGAAGGTGTTGATCGAGCGACGCGATACTCTTCGCGCTCAAAACGCATCCGGTGGTGCTGACGCGGCTTTGGATGAGTTGCGGCACCAGGAACAGGAGGCTCGCAAGCATCGGGATTCCTGTAACCAGTCGCTCACGATGTTGCGACAAGCTTCCGCAGCGTGTTTGGAGGAGCGATTGATGACCCATTTGCGGCCGATGGGTCTTGAAAATGTTCGCTTTCGGGTGGATTTCTCTGCCGTTGAGCCGATGGATCTAGGCGCCGATGCCATTTGTTTTTTGTTTTCGGCGAATCCAGGTCAGCCCCTTGCTCCCCTAGCAGAGGTGGCTTCAGGAGGGGAGATGTCGCGTTTTCTTTTAGCCCTTAAAACCTGTTTGGCTGATGTAGATGGTTCCAGCACCTTGTTGTTCGATGAGATCGACAGTGGTGTGAGCGGTCGCGTCAGTGGAGAAATGGCCAACTTGCTGCGAACGATGGCCAAGCATCGCCAGGTGTTTTGTGTGACCCATCAACCGTTAGTAGCCGCAGCAGCAGATCATCACTTCCGGGTTAGTAAGGAGGTGGTGGATGGAGAAACACGCTCGCGAGTGTCCCATCTGCGGGACACTCAGGCTAGACGCCAAGAATTGGCTGAATTGGCTGGAGGGGATTTTGATGACGCTCAGGCGTATGCGGCAAGTTTGTTGGAGCAGCGAGCAGCTTGA
- a CDS encoding alpha/beta hydrolase, translated as MPRRSSRQTILALGAAIGLSVASALQPAHAAKDVALVTGAYKRSISVSDLVYLADTGKARGILSDILRLGKQDPKEVAKLLNQKLDLPLVLTSRLMSTRIGDVIIRRVASIIYPLKVPDPSVSVPAIRAGVINGLQKEEGGLTVISFLDAYPAEVMEVNIPALMALIEKAESIAGLVKFFSDSPLDGLK; from the coding sequence ATGCCTCGCAGATCCAGCCGCCAAACCATCCTGGCGCTTGGTGCCGCAATCGGTCTCAGCGTTGCATCTGCGCTTCAACCAGCCCATGCGGCCAAGGATGTAGCTCTCGTAACCGGGGCCTACAAACGATCGATCTCTGTGAGTGACCTCGTCTATCTCGCAGACACTGGCAAAGCTCGGGGCATTCTTTCTGACATTCTTCGCCTCGGAAAACAGGATCCCAAAGAAGTCGCAAAATTACTGAATCAGAAGCTTGATCTTCCTCTAGTTCTAACCAGTCGTTTGATGTCCACTCGCATTGGAGACGTCATCATCCGGCGAGTCGCATCGATCATTTATCCCCTCAAAGTGCCCGATCCATCGGTCAGTGTTCCTGCGATCCGAGCCGGTGTGATTAATGGTTTGCAAAAAGAAGAGGGGGGCCTCACAGTGATCAGTTTTCTGGATGCCTATCCAGCAGAGGTGATGGAAGTGAATATTCCTGCCCTAATGGCCTTAATTGAAAAAGCTGAATCCATTGCTGGCTTAGTGAAATTCTTCTCCGATTCCCCGCTCGACGGTTTGAAATAA